From one Lysinibacillus sp. G4S2 genomic stretch:
- a CDS encoding aldo/keto reductase yields MKKRQLGSSELFISEISLGGMSLSTDKKKAAAIVDMALDAGINYIDTADLYDFGANEEIIGAILGKRRQDVIVATKVGNRWTEGKEGWHWDASPSYIKEALHASLKRLDTDYIDVYQLHGGTIEDDWDGIIDTFEGLKKDGLIREYGISSIRPNVLKRFLPASSAKSVMMQYSALDRRPEEWLDFIASEGSSVVTRGTVAKGLLTNSWKERLQRANGFNTYTADELTTTLTGLASHYDDLHALAIAFNLKESTIASTVIGASSQEQLAQTLAAYEKIDSITDFTAVNELTKTEQYIDHR; encoded by the coding sequence ATGAAAAAAAGACAGCTTGGCTCAAGTGAATTGTTTATTTCAGAAATAAGTTTAGGGGGCATGTCTCTTTCGACAGATAAGAAAAAGGCAGCTGCTATTGTCGATATGGCACTAGATGCTGGCATTAATTATATCGATACAGCCGATTTATATGATTTTGGGGCAAATGAAGAAATTATTGGCGCTATTTTAGGGAAGCGCCGTCAGGATGTTATCGTCGCTACAAAAGTTGGTAATCGATGGACAGAAGGTAAAGAAGGTTGGCATTGGGATGCATCCCCGTCTTATATAAAGGAAGCTCTACACGCTAGCTTGAAACGACTAGATACTGACTATATTGATGTTTATCAGTTACATGGTGGCACTATTGAGGACGACTGGGATGGCATTATCGACACATTTGAAGGGTTAAAAAAGGATGGATTGATTCGAGAATATGGTATTTCCTCTATTCGCCCAAATGTACTAAAGCGTTTTTTACCAGCAAGTTCTGCGAAAAGTGTCATGATGCAATATAGTGCTTTAGATCGCCGTCCAGAGGAATGGCTCGACTTTATTGCAAGTGAAGGATCTTCCGTTGTAACACGCGGTACCGTTGCAAAGGGTTTATTAACTAATAGTTGGAAAGAACGTTTACAGCGTGCCAATGGCTTTAACACATATACGGCAGACGAGTTAACAACAACATTAACAGGCTTGGCTTCACATTATGATGATTTACATGCACTCGCAATTGCCTTTAATTTAAAGGAATCTACTATAGCCTCAACAGTAATAGGTGCAAGCTCACAGGAACAGCTGGCACAAACACTCGCTGCCTATGAAAAAATTGATTCAATAACAGATTTTACAGCAGTAAATGAACTAACAAAAACAGAACAATATATAGATCACCGATGA
- a CDS encoding NUDIX hydrolase, translating into MKKFEEKTTKTTPIYDGKIVKLQVDDVTLPNGNVAKREIIKHPGAVAVIAVTDEGKLVLVEQYRKALERSIIEIPAGKLEPGEEPIVTARRELEEETGYGAQSFTFLQAFATSPGFADEIIHLFVAKDLYKIENKADLDEDEFVDLLEVSLEEAGQMVADERIFDAKTAFAVLWLAAQ; encoded by the coding sequence ATGAAAAAGTTTGAGGAAAAAACGACAAAGACTACGCCCATTTATGACGGGAAAATTGTGAAATTACAGGTTGATGATGTCACTTTACCGAATGGTAATGTTGCAAAAAGAGAAATTATTAAGCATCCAGGTGCCGTTGCTGTTATTGCAGTTACCGATGAAGGAAAGTTAGTATTGGTGGAGCAATATCGTAAAGCTTTAGAACGTTCAATTATTGAAATTCCAGCTGGAAAGCTAGAACCTGGTGAGGAGCCGATTGTTACAGCGCGTCGTGAATTAGAGGAAGAAACGGGTTACGGTGCACAGAGCTTTACCTTTTTACAAGCTTTTGCAACATCCCCGGGCTTTGCGGATGAGATCATTCATCTATTTGTGGCAAAAGATTTATATAAAATTGAAAACAAAGCAGATCTGGATGAAGATGAATTTGTCGATTTATTAGAAGTTTCGTTGGAAGAGGCGGGGCAAATGGTTGCAGATGAGCGTATATTTGACGCCAAGACAGCGTTTGCAGTACTTTGGCTTGCAGCACAATAA
- a CDS encoding Fur family transcriptional regulator produces the protein MESRIDRIKKQLHSASYKLTPQREATVAVLLEHEEDHLSAEDVYLLVKEKAPEIGLATVYRTLELLTELKIVDKINFGDGVSRYDLRQEGAAHFHHHLVCIECGAVDEIQEDLLEDVEAVVEKRWNFIIKDHRLTFHGICWRCHDKNDESNEEK, from the coding sequence ATGGAGAGCCGAATTGATCGTATAAAAAAACAGTTGCATAGTGCTAGTTATAAGCTGACGCCGCAGCGAGAAGCAACAGTTGCTGTACTGCTTGAGCACGAAGAAGACCACCTAAGTGCAGAAGATGTTTACCTTCTAGTAAAAGAAAAGGCACCTGAAATTGGTTTAGCGACTGTCTATAGAACGTTAGAGTTACTAACTGAGCTCAAAATTGTCGACAAAATCAACTTTGGCGATGGCGTATCGCGCTATGATTTACGCCAAGAGGGAGCTGCGCATTTCCACCATCATCTAGTTTGTATCGAATGTGGTGCGGTAGATGAAATTCAGGAAGATTTACTTGAAGATGTGGAAGCCGTTGTAGAAAAACGTTGGAACTTTATCATAAAGGATCACCGACTAACTTTCCACGGCATTTGCTGGCGCTGTCATGATAAAAACGACGAATCGAATGAAGAAAAATAA
- the xerD gene encoding site-specific tyrosine recombinase XerD: MNEFQYAIEDYIHFIQVERQLSDNTLASYRRDLESYVNFLQEVEGMSDFLKVERMIILRHLEQLRMQGKTSRTVARHISSIRSFHQFLLREKRAETDPTVHLEMPTIEQKLPNILSIEEIEALLAVPNRSKPQGVRDVAMLELLYGSGMRISELIALDLADIHLTMGFVRVFGKGGKERIIPLGKSALSALSTYLDSARSQLQGKYPKTDAFFINQRGKRLTRQGCWKLMKEHALKAGIKHELTPHTLRHSFATHLVENGADLRAVQEMLGHADISTTQIYTHISKSRLSEVYKQFHPRA, translated from the coding sequence ATGAATGAATTTCAATATGCAATAGAGGATTATATCCATTTTATCCAGGTAGAACGGCAGTTATCCGATAATACATTAGCATCCTATCGCCGAGACTTAGAAAGTTATGTGAATTTTTTACAGGAAGTAGAAGGAATGTCTGATTTTCTTAAAGTGGAGAGAATGATCATTTTACGTCATTTAGAGCAGTTGCGTATGCAAGGAAAGACAAGTCGTACTGTTGCCCGCCATATCTCCTCTATTCGTAGTTTCCATCAATTTTTACTCCGAGAAAAGCGAGCGGAAACAGATCCGACAGTCCATTTAGAAATGCCAACTATTGAACAAAAGCTACCAAATATCCTTTCTATTGAAGAAATTGAAGCTTTATTAGCGGTACCAAATCGTAGCAAACCACAGGGTGTCCGGGACGTGGCTATGTTAGAGCTATTATATGGCTCAGGGATGCGCATAAGTGAGCTGATTGCGTTGGATTTAGCTGATATTCACCTAACGATGGGCTTTGTCCGCGTTTTTGGTAAGGGAGGCAAGGAGCGTATCATTCCACTTGGAAAAAGCGCCCTTTCTGCATTAAGCACTTATTTAGATAGCGCAAGGAGCCAATTACAAGGAAAATATCCAAAAACAGATGCTTTTTTTATCAATCAAAGAGGGAAACGTTTAACAAGGCAAGGTTGTTGGAAATTAATGAAGGAGCACGCTTTAAAGGCTGGCATCAAACATGAATTAACGCCGCATACATTACGTCATTCCTTTGCAACACATTTAGTAGAGAACGGTGCGGATTTACGAGCTGTACAGGAGATGCTTGGGCATGCCGATATTTCCACAACACAAATATATACACACATTAGTAAATCCCGACTATCAGAGGTATATAAGCAATTCCATCCACGAGCTTAA
- the deoB gene encoding phosphopentomutase, which yields MNKPFKKIHVVVLDSVGIGEAPDAANFGDVGSHTLGHIAEKMNGLTMPHMESFGLANIEPLQGIQATDKPKAYYGKMQEASVGKDTMTGHWEIMGLNIDKPFKVYPEGFPAELIAELEKRTGRKVLCNEPASGTQVIEDFGKEHMETGAIIVYTSADPVLQIAAHEEIIPLEELYKICELARELTLQPEYLVGRVIARPFIGTPGNFTRTSNRHDYALKPFGRTTMNVLKDAGLDVIAIGKISDIFNGEGVTDAVRTKNNMDGMDKFAEVVRRDFHGISFLNLVDFDANFGHRRDPLGYGNALQEFDARLPEITEEMSEDDLLIITADHGNDPTFPGTDHTREYVPLIIYSPRFNDCSELTLRETFADIAATVAENFEVEAPAFGKSFLNNLK from the coding sequence ATGAATAAACCATTTAAAAAAATCCATGTAGTAGTATTGGACTCAGTTGGAATTGGTGAAGCTCCAGACGCAGCGAATTTTGGAGATGTAGGTTCACATACTCTCGGACATATCGCTGAAAAAATGAATGGGCTTACAATGCCACATATGGAGTCTTTCGGCTTAGCGAACATTGAACCATTACAAGGTATTCAAGCTACTGACAAACCAAAAGCATACTACGGAAAAATGCAAGAAGCATCTGTTGGTAAAGATACAATGACAGGGCATTGGGAAATCATGGGGTTAAACATCGATAAACCGTTTAAGGTATATCCAGAAGGGTTCCCTGCTGAGCTTATTGCAGAACTTGAAAAACGTACAGGCCGTAAAGTGCTGTGCAATGAACCTGCGAGTGGGACACAAGTAATCGAGGACTTCGGCAAGGAGCATATGGAGACAGGAGCGATTATTGTCTATACTTCTGCTGACCCTGTTTTGCAAATTGCTGCACATGAGGAAATTATTCCATTAGAGGAATTATATAAAATTTGTGAACTTGCTCGTGAGCTAACATTGCAACCAGAATATTTAGTTGGCCGTGTTATTGCTCGTCCATTTATCGGTACGCCAGGGAACTTTACACGTACATCTAATCGTCATGACTATGCGTTAAAACCATTTGGTCGCACGACGATGAATGTCTTAAAGGATGCAGGCTTAGATGTCATAGCAATCGGAAAAATTTCTGATATTTTCAATGGTGAAGGTGTCACAGATGCAGTACGTACGAAAAATAATATGGATGGTATGGATAAGTTTGCAGAGGTAGTGCGTCGTGATTTCCATGGTATAAGCTTCTTAAACTTAGTGGACTTTGATGCGAATTTTGGACATCGTCGTGATCCTCTAGGTTATGGTAACGCACTACAAGAATTTGATGCTCGTTTACCAGAAATTACTGAGGAAATGTCAGAAGATGATCTACTAATCATTACGGCGGACCATGGTAATGACCCAACATTCCCTGGGACAGATCATACACGTGAATATGTACCGTTAATTATTTATTCACCACGCTTTAATGATTGTAGTGAGCTAACACTCCGTGAAACTTTTGCAGATATTGCCGCGACAGTTGCTGAAAACTTTGAAGTAGAAGCTCCAGCATTCGGTAAAAGTTTCTTAAATAATCTAAAATAA
- a CDS encoding thymidine phosphorylase has protein sequence MNMAQLFEKKKQGKELSQAEIQYFVEGYTTGAIPDYQASSLLMAIRLLGMTYDETFYLTKAMIESGDVIDLSSIEGFKIDKHSTGGVGDKVTLIVTPIIAALDIPVAKFSGKGLGITGGTIDKLESIRGFKTELSSQEFIDNVNKHKIAVAGQTGNLVPADKKLYALRDVTGTVDSIPLIAASIMSKKIASGADGIVLDVKCGSGAFMKTEEEAQILADTMTAIGEKLGRKVVAHISDMDNPLGKMIGNKLEVVEAFALLSGRMGETHEDLLEECIIISSLMYQVAAGVNEAEATAAVKRVLEDGSAAAKFEEFIVAQGGDLADIVQKDTANKVAVKAPTEGTVETINALLIGEASVGLGAGRLTKESELDYDAGIQLIAKKGDQVRADETIAYLYSNRQIDEETIEKVQQAYTIA, from the coding sequence ATGAATATGGCGCAGCTGTTTGAAAAGAAGAAGCAAGGCAAGGAGCTATCACAGGCTGAAATTCAGTATTTTGTAGAAGGCTACACTACTGGAGCAATTCCTGATTATCAAGCAAGCTCTCTACTAATGGCAATTCGTTTACTGGGCATGACGTATGATGAAACATTTTATTTAACAAAGGCAATGATAGAATCTGGAGATGTTATTGATTTATCATCTATTGAAGGTTTTAAAATTGATAAACACTCGACAGGTGGTGTAGGCGATAAAGTTACACTAATTGTCACTCCAATAATTGCTGCGTTAGATATTCCAGTAGCGAAATTTAGTGGCAAGGGTCTTGGCATTACAGGCGGTACAATCGATAAATTAGAATCGATTCGTGGCTTTAAAACGGAGCTTTCGTCACAGGAATTTATCGACAATGTCAATAAACATAAAATCGCGGTTGCCGGTCAAACAGGCAATCTTGTACCAGCTGACAAAAAATTGTACGCATTGCGAGATGTGACGGGTACTGTCGATTCAATTCCACTAATTGCGGCGTCCATCATGAGTAAGAAAATAGCAAGTGGTGCAGACGGCATTGTACTGGATGTTAAATGTGGCTCAGGTGCATTTATGAAAACAGAAGAAGAAGCGCAAATTTTAGCTGATACAATGACTGCAATCGGTGAAAAACTAGGACGTAAAGTAGTTGCACATATTAGTGACATGGATAATCCTTTAGGTAAAATGATTGGTAATAAGCTTGAGGTAGTAGAAGCATTTGCATTATTAAGTGGACGTATGGGCGAAACACACGAGGATCTGCTTGAGGAATGTATTATTATTTCTTCGCTTATGTACCAGGTTGCAGCAGGAGTAAATGAGGCCGAAGCAACAGCAGCAGTTAAACGAGTGTTAGAGGATGGTTCAGCAGCTGCAAAATTTGAAGAATTTATCGTAGCACAAGGTGGCGATTTAGCAGATATCGTGCAAAAAGACACTGCAAATAAAGTAGCTGTCAAAGCACCTACTGAAGGCACTGTAGAGACGATTAATGCGCTATTAATCGGGGAAGCAAGCGTAGGTCTGGGTGCAGGTCGATTAACAAAAGAATCTGAGCTTGATTATGATGCTGGGATTCAATTGATTGCCAAAAAAGGCGACCAAGTTCGTGCTGACGAAACGATTGCGTATCTATATTCAAATCGTCAAATCGATGAGGAAACAATCGAAAAAGTACAGCAAGCTTATACAATTGCATAA
- the spoIIAA gene encoding anti-sigma F factor antagonist, with protein MHFQLEMVTRETVVIRLFGELDHHAVEQIRAKISTAIFQGAVTTIIWNLEGLSFMDSSGVGLVLGRMRELEAVAGRTILLNPSPTMRKVFQFSGLGPWMMDATEEEAIDRVRGIVNG; from the coding sequence ATGCATTTTCAATTAGAAATGGTAACAAGAGAGACAGTGGTTATACGTTTATTTGGGGAGCTCGATCATCATGCAGTAGAGCAAATTCGAGCTAAAATATCTACAGCAATTTTTCAGGGTGCTGTTACGACCATTATTTGGAACCTAGAGGGACTTTCCTTTATGGATAGTTCGGGTGTAGGTTTAGTGCTTGGTCGAATGCGCGAGTTAGAGGCGGTCGCTGGACGAACAATTTTATTGAATCCATCGCCGACAATGCGAAAAGTATTTCAGTTTTCAGGTTTAGGGCCATGGATGATGGATGCAACAGAAGAAGAAGCGATTGATCGAGTTAGGGGGATTGTAAATGGATAA
- the spoIIAB gene encoding anti-sigma F factor encodes MDNEMTLTFLALSENEALARVAVTGFIAQLDPTIDELSEFKTVVSEAVSNAIIHGYEEDGKGVVTVHAKREDDIVTVSVMDKGVGIEDVSQAMEPLYTTKSAMERSGMGFTIMDSFSDQLTVMSKWQEGTTVTFTKKFYSVRAAVM; translated from the coding sequence ATGGATAATGAAATGACATTAACTTTTTTAGCACTTAGTGAAAATGAAGCCTTAGCGCGTGTAGCTGTGACAGGTTTTATTGCACAATTAGATCCAACTATTGATGAGCTATCCGAATTTAAAACGGTTGTCTCAGAGGCTGTTTCTAATGCCATCATTCACGGTTATGAAGAGGATGGTAAGGGCGTTGTTACAGTTCATGCAAAACGTGAGGATGATATTGTAACCGTGTCTGTTATGGATAAAGGTGTTGGCATTGAGGATGTAAGTCAAGCTATGGAGCCGTTATATACGACGAAAAGTGCGATGGAACGTTCGGGTATGGGCTTTACAATTATGGATAGTTTTTCAGATCAGTTGACAGTAATGTCCAAGTGGCAAGAAGGAACAACTGTCACGTTTACGAAGAAATTTTACTCAGTTCGTGCAGCGGTAATGTGA
- the sigF gene encoding RNA polymerase sporulation sigma factor SigF, producing the protein MKPLEQSSDKLLSQEEMRDLIARAQQGDHEARKRMIEGNTRLVWSIVQRFTSRGVELEDLFQIGCIGLMKSVDKFDLTYDVKFSTYAVPMIIGEIQRFLRDDGMVKVSRSIRELNFKIRHATDEFIKNNEHPPTIHELAQVLGVTTEEIVTASDALRDPASLHEQLYESEGDSITLMDQMKDEKSEQPFDYIPLKEVLTRLEPREQSIIYLRYFSDCTQTEIANRLGISQVQVSRLEKKILAQLKNWMATSATVEQEEV; encoded by the coding sequence ATGAAGCCGCTAGAACAGTCGTCCGATAAGCTATTGTCACAGGAAGAAATGCGAGATTTAATTGCACGTGCACAGCAGGGCGATCATGAGGCTCGTAAACGAATGATTGAGGGGAATACGAGGCTGGTGTGGTCTATCGTCCAACGCTTTACAAGTAGGGGTGTGGAGCTCGAGGATTTATTCCAAATTGGCTGCATAGGACTCATGAAGTCTGTGGATAAATTCGATTTAACGTATGATGTAAAGTTTTCGACATATGCTGTTCCTATGATCATTGGTGAAATTCAGCGCTTTCTAAGGGATGATGGCATGGTGAAAGTTAGCAGATCGATTCGTGAACTTAATTTTAAAATTCGTCATGCAACCGATGAATTCATTAAAAACAATGAGCATCCACCAACCATTCATGAATTAGCACAGGTTCTTGGTGTCACAACTGAGGAAATTGTAACAGCTTCAGACGCATTGAGAGATCCTGCTTCCTTGCATGAACAATTGTATGAGAGCGAAGGCGATTCTATTACATTAATGGATCAGATGAAGGACGAAAAATCCGAGCAGCCATTTGACTATATTCCGCTAAAAGAGGTACTCACAAGACTTGAGCCTAGAGAGCAATCAATTATTTATTTACGATATTTCTCAGATTGTACCCAAACTGAAATTGCTAACAGACTTGGTATATCACAAGTTCAAGTATCACGATTAGAGAAAAAAATTCTTGCCCAATTGAAAAATTGGATGGCCACAAGTGCCACAGTGGAACAGGAAGAAGTATAA